In the Phyllopteryx taeniolatus isolate TA_2022b chromosome 1, UOR_Ptae_1.2, whole genome shotgun sequence genome, TTTCCCAGACCAAATGTCCACTAGTGAGAGAGTCTCGAAaccttgaaaaattacaaataatcgTCCTACATTTCAGGTGATTCCTCGATCATCTTCCCTTAGCCCCCAGGCCAAGGTCACCATCCCTGGCCTTCTGCAGATTTGTTCAAGCAGCTACAAACTGCTTCACCTTAGGTCCCAGACCAAACATCTATGCACGGAAtagatgatttttatttttatggctaTTAGTCTAGTGCAGCAGCGGTTCTAACCAAGCAAACAgaaacaattttttattgcaTATCGGTGGTGAAGcacaaaattaaaatgcaaacaaattatGTTGAAATAATCTGtcttaaattaagaaaaataaatttgaataataaaagaTCAAATTCCATTTAGTgcagtaacaaaataaaactctTAAATGGTCAATGAGTCACTTTCACACAGTGCAACATTGTAGAAGTACAGTAAAACTGAAGTGCTTAACCCCACTTCTTAAAAGGGAGCTTCACATTCAGTCACAAATTAAACCAAACTCTCTGGTTTACAGTGCCTTCACACCACCGGATGTTACCAGACGAGTATGGTGAGAAGCCGAAACAAAGTCACCGCAGCCGCAGTCCTGCCCTTGTTCCTCGGGAGAGAACGGAACCCGGTGAACTACGAAAAAATAGTGTGTTTGTGGCATTATTATGCCATTTCCGTTAATGCTGGATTACAGAGACTGTTAAAGCCCAGTTTTTCTCTAGCATAACTCGTGGTTTGCCTGCAGCATCAAAGGAGGAGAGGCCTGAGGTTCAAGACCTGCTTGCAGACCTCCAAGACATCAGTGACAGTGAAAGGAAAACCAGCTCTGCTGGGTCTTCCGCAGGTAAGAGATTGACAGAGCAAGGACTATAGAAAAATGCCCACTTCAGGTGATAAGCAGGAAAATGATCATCACTTGTTCACACTTCTCTTCATGTAGCATCAAGATCTGGctctgaggaggaagaggaggaggaagaggagtccAGCAGCAAGACTGATGGTGAAGATGatgaaggagaggaggaggaggaggaggaggaggatgatgaggaggaggaggaggagggagagtcAGTCTCAGGCTCAGATAGGTCTGAGCAGAGTGCAGGTAATTCACAATTTCACATTGTACCATGAATGAAGTGTGATTTGTATGTAGCCGTGTTTGGTTTAACGTTGGGCCTCCGTTTTTGCAGAGGACGTGAGTGAGGAGGAGCAGTCAGAGGAGGACTTTGAAGAGGAGCAGGAAAATGGAAATCATATACCTGCAGGTCAATCACTGATGTTATTATTGAACATTTCATCACGATGtaattatttgatcatttaGTTATGGCTTGCGTAACCACTGGCCACCATATATTTTAGGCCATCCTTATTCTGTTCCTTATACTctgcagtttatttatttttgtacatctgACTTAATAGTCATAATTTATTTGATTGGTCAATAATTCAATAAATTACGTTTGAATAACAAAATGTACTTAACATGTACCACATGAGGGTTTTTGAAATGTTGTTGCTGCGGGCACATCTGTGATCCAAATGTAAATGAGAAGGCAGACCGCTGAATGTTTCTGAGCATAGCAAGAGACGCCTGTAATCAATTTCAGATTCACTCTCTCACCGCAGACGCTTTTACTTGCCACAGTTTGGAAAGCACTAGTGTGATACTGCATATTATAGTTAAAGAGTAGTTTAACACCCAAACCACTCTTAGGGCTGGAATCTCGATGAAacagaccccgatataacggatattggataaaacggatcgtcgggactgaacaatgggtccgaaaatagtttccatttgtcacttaaaatgccgttgacaaagtctgttagtttcagagttggccgctgttgtttattggcgctgtggcgcaaggaaggcagagaatgggactgatgtaCTTCCGGGTCCCACacatacaatatgactagatccaatacCAAAAGACGTGCTGCCCCCTCCCCGTGCCTACATTGTGgctatgttgaatgtggggcatggatgtggcagccatgtgatgatggttctATTGTCCATAGAGCGCtccggagagagagagagcggcaatGCTGCTGTGTTAACTGAGGAataaaaacacaagtctctCGAGTCTGGAACAGGCTATTTTTGGTACCGTAACAGTTTTGTTGTCAAGCCgtttgcctttggcaacagatttgtaactaggaagcacactaattcctcacagctcatgaaagcgaaTCGTCTATGATGATTCTATgatgtacgtcaacaatgtcatctAGACCATTTAACTATTTGGTTCAAGGAATTTTAGTTTTTCAAAGATACATTTCCATACCATGACAcgagaaaaatataaaatcgaTTCAATAAACGCGCAATAATTTCGCCATGGTTTTGTCAACATGGAATTGAGGAAATTGAGGCAGTTTCCTCAATTAAAACAAACGCTGGTTCCCCTTTTTGCACACAGCTTCACAATTTGCCTCGAAGTTCAGCCGATTCAACAATTGTATGATTGCACATTTTCCACTGTTAGACCCTTAATAGATAGAGGTggagtcgtgtgtgtgtgggcgtacCTTCTAAaatcgatgttttttttttttttgtcgtcgaTATGTTTAATTGAAGATTGACGACTTTGTTAGATGGTGCAAGGAGTTCTATGACCGAACCATGGCTGGTCTCACCATCCTGGAGAAGACCAACAATGACAGCAGAGTCATCTGCATACTTTAAAATGCTCCTATTTTCACATCTACTCTGGCACATATTTGTATAGAGAATCAATAGAGGGGATGAAAGCACACATCCTTGTGCGGAGCCAGTTGAGGAGCAAACCTGGTCAGATAATCACATTTACCCTCACTCTCTGTGTCCAATTAGTTAAAAAGTCAAGAATCCAGCCCATCAGattatttgttcaaatgaagttgCTCTGAAAGCCTACTAATTAAAATATGAGGTTGAATTGTCTTAAAAGCAGAGGAAAAATCATCAAACAGAAATCTGGCATCAGACCCGATTCCTTTCAGATGTTTAAAAACTAAGTTGAACAAAGTGTGTGGCATCCTTGACCCCTCTGTGTGGCCTACAGGCAAACGGTAAGGGGTCAAGTACGTGCTGTTTTCCTTAGAATTTCTGATTTAACCAGTTTTTGAAaaaattttcattaaaattcATGTAAGAGCTACTGGTCTAAAGTAACAGCGGTGtgacggacaatcggctatatcggacgaccccGCCCGTCCGCCCCTATTAGTatgttctatcgaggttccactgtgtgaATGGTGTGATTCCGTTCCAGACTAATTAGGGCCCAGTATTTgaataaaatcaaacatgctccTCATCTTCAACCTTCATTCAACAGTAACAGAATCCCGCTTTGACCACGACACAGAGGAAAGTGGTGAGGAgatggaggacgaggaggaagaagacGCAGGTGATGGTGACCCTACGCCTCAATCGCAGACTCACTCACGCTCCCCCACACCTGAAGGAAACTATATTCCTGACTCACCCCCAATTTCACCTGTGgagctgaagaaggagctgcCCAAATATTTGCCTGCTTTACAGGTGAATGTCAACACATCACACTTAGATATTTAGATATATTAGACCAttgtatatgtgcatgaatgagacgggtggtgggggaagagtgaggctacagggagaagagatagcaagggtggatggctttagatacttggggtcaaccgtccagagcaatggtgactgtggtcaggaagtgaagaaacgggtccaagcaggttggaacgggtggaggaaggtgtcaggtgtcttATGTGACAGAGAGTCTCTGttgggatgaagggcaaagtttataaaacagtggtgaggccagccatgatgtacggattagagacagtggcactgaagagacaacaggaagcagagctggaggtggcggaaatgaagatgttgaggttcgctctcggagtgaccaggttggataaaattagaaatgagctcgtcAGAGGGTCAgtcaaggttcaatgttttggagacaaagttaaagagagtagacttcgatggtttggacacgtccagaggagaaatagtgagtatattggtagaaggatgatgaggatggagctgccaggcaagagagctagaggaagaccaaagagaaggttgatggatgtcgtgagggaagacatgaaggcagttggtgttcgagaggaggatgcaggagacaggcttacatggaaaaggatgacgcgctgtggcaacccctaaaggaaaagaacaagaaGACGACGATTATATTTCTCCAAATAGTAGCTTCTGCTCTTATGGATGCGCTACCCTAATTATTTACATCCACTTGACTGAGTAAACACCTCAAAtaggtatatatattttaatggagtagttatatacttgtgtaaaatGGATATATAATGGCtgttattattaaatatgcattttttactGTTGAAtcacaatggtgccttgagtttTGAGTGGCTCaacttgggttttttttttaaatgtgagccaCCCCtaagctgatgttttttttttttggtttgtttttgctgCTGGTTTGATTtgcgagcaaacatttgagataaGCGCGTTAGATGTTGGCAGTAAACTTAAATCAGTTTACAACAagcggcagtttggcagatagtgactaattcttcaaaaaaagaggcttcaagctgttttttgcAACTCCcagttgagttcattgtcaaactaaacaaagcaaagagaattaaagcttgtgtatttaaaacaaccgtaACTTAGCGTttcagtccgctagcttaatgctaacacacgatgcaaaatgtcatagacgggctaacgaataggcTCAATAGTCACAGTGTCATACCCCTTAAAGCAACAGCTATTTGAAGACACGGGCAAAGCTACGCATGTAGACAGActatataacagtactcacaggcatattctttatcctctgcaaaaacatCTATAACTGCAGCTTACTTCGTTGTGACTGTCTTCTTCGTatgtctttgtttgtatgtactgcccctggtggccaaggtgcgcacaccagaaggagctcaatgtggggctggaatggataaatagcttttccattcatttcaatggagaatgattatttgagatacgagtgttttgagtaacgagtgtggtcatggaacaaagtCAACTCGTAattcaaggcatcactgtatttgATGGATGCCATTTTGACGGTGCTGTCATTAATTTGCTTGTTTGCATTTGCGGTATTTTGATAATATTGAcgattgattacatttttaattgcacCAAGTAGAAATGTACAGCATGAGTGATGATTCCATGTGGAGCTGTTCATCATGtgattgtgtgttgttgtttttaagggTTGTCGCAGTGTGGAGGAATTCCAGTGTCTGAACCGAATTGAGGAGGGGACGTATGGTGTGGTGTACAGAGCGAAGGACAAAAAGACAGGTATGGGAGTAAATGTGATGTGGGCTCATTGGCTTTAGGTGTAATAGCTCAGATGTGTAGACTGATGGAATATATGCTCTCATGTTTGCAGATGAAATCGTTGCATTAAAAAGGCTTAAGatggagaaggagaaggagggcTTCCCCATCACATCTTTGAGAGAAATCAATACCATATTGAAAGCTCAGCACCCCAACATCGTCACAGTGAGGGTGAGTGGACTTTTtgtgttcatcttttttttttcatgtccttTTTCAGAGGCATTTGGTCCCTTTAAGTGCTTAAAATCTATCATCCATTGTAGGAAATAGTTGTTGGAAGCAACATGGACAAGATCTACATTGTGATGAACTATGTTGAACATGACCTCAAGAGTCTGATGGAAACCATGAAGCAGCCTTTCCTCCCGGGTGATCTACCATCTTGATGAGTACAAATGATGCGTACCGCAGTCATTGCGCGCTAAAACGGTGCTGTTCAACCGTCTTGCAGGAGAAGTCAAGACGCTGATGATTCAGTTGCTTCGAGGAGTCCGTCATCTCCACGATAACTGGATTCTCCACCGGGACCTGAAGACGTCCAACCTGCTGCTTAGCCACAAGGGCATTCTTAAGGTGGGCTGGCTTTGAAATTAGGCgcgcttttttttctccctgtagCAGTACTTACATAGAGTATATTTGGGATAAAGGACTAGAGAATTGTTCTTTTCCAATATTTCCAATAATATATCTTTATTTTAGGTTGGTGACTTTGGTTTAGCCCGTGAGTATGGATCGCCCCTGAAGCCCTACACTCCTGTTGTGGTGACCTTGTGGTACAGATCACCAGAGCTGCTGCTCGGAGCCAAGGTAAAAAGCGCATCTTCACCAGCCACGTGCACGGCAATCGGTCTCACGCCAGTACAAATACTACTGCACTTTTAACTGGGGGATAATGTCGTCACCACTGattgtttcccccccaaaatatatttccaaatatAATCCAACATCTGAGAATCACTTAGCTTATGGAAACCCAATTTTGACTTTTGCACAAGATGATTTACACGTGGTAAACGTCCAAGCGGTCGTCACAGCACATCCACTTTCACAGGCGAGACAGACCGAAGCAGAAATGTGCCAGGCAGACTGTCTGTGTTATGTTTTTATGGACTGCCACTGTGTTTTTTCTCCTTCCTACAGGAGTACTCCACAGCTGTCGACATGTGGTCTGTGGGCTGCATATTTGGCGAGCTCCTCACCCAGAAACCTCTTTTTCCTGGAAAATCTGAAATTGaccaaatgaataaaatattcaagGTAAAGGTTCTGATTTATCAGCCCCATTAAAGGTGCTTAGAGCCGGTGAATCCTCCGTATCTGTCACAGTAGTGAGCTTACAGTGCAGCTCTGCAGCGTACCGCAGCGTGGAGCTGCGTGATTTAAGCGGCTCCAGGGAAGAACGTGAGAAGGCCACACTAGTTGTCTGAATGTGTTTGGACTGATTTAGACCTCTCAAATTATTCTGCTGTCATCACCTGTGATGAAGCTTTTGTACACGTCTGGTTGAGTGGAAATATCCATCTGCCCTGCCACTCAGGGTTTCATATGTTGTTTGTGTGGTCTTTAGGATTTGGGGTCACCCAGTGAGAAAATCTGGCCAGGCTACAACGAGCTGCCTATTGTGAAGAAGACGTCCTTCACAGAGTATCCCTACAATAACCTGCGAAAGCGCTTTGGTGCGCTGCTTTCAGACCAGGGCTTCGATTTAATGAACAAGTGAGTTAATGTAAAGCTCTTTGTTTCCTCATATTGAAGGCAACACTGGGCCCCAAACCTACACACTGCGTTTTGACTCTCCATGGAACCTTTTAAGTTGGGGCTTATGTTCTGGTCAAACAtcatgaaaaatattatttttgtgtggtaattttgtaaaatgacGTGAGGTAAAATCTTTGACAGTGTTTTAGTCATTGCTGACAGAATACCAAAATCAGATGTGAGCCGCAGGCAAATATCAAACAGATACATCATTTACAATCAGCAGGATTTAACAGTGGAAAAAAAGCTCTCTCACATCAATGTATTCTTACGTTGCTCTTTCCTTCCGTGGCTCCAGAGCGTTTTATTCGCTCCGTGCTTTTTTGGCCGCCTCACTGAAAACATGACAACAGTAGCGGGCCGGTGATTCATCACCATGCCTCAGCTCCATCCCCATGTTCTGTTTCGCAGATCCACTCACCATGGCGACACTCCATACTACTAGAAAATGTTTATGCGAACATACATTTGATAACGGACTTTTTATCCCCAAGAGCAATGCATTTGGGCAAGTCAGTGTTGTGGGGCAGTTGCAAGGAAGAGAGACATTCCCACCCACACAGCCGTTGCTTGCACCTGTACAAGACAAACCTGCACTGTGCAGTCTGAGGATCAAGTTCACTGGAAGTTTTTGGCAGCCTTCCAGCCATGAAAAGACAGCCAGGGGAGATTCGGTGCATGTGAGGTTGATGCATAAAAAAACCTCTTGTTTGAAAAGCTTCAGAAAGAACCACTGAATAAAGGTTCAAAGGTATATGTTGGCAACTGGATCTGTTTGCATTATCACACACTCGTGCCTGCAAACCTTTAAAATCCAAGGAGGACTTTGATATGCAGTCGAGTTCAATCACAAGTTAACATTCAAGTGTTAACAGAATCTCCAAACTGAAATGTTCCCACCCTGATGTAAAGACCCTCCTCCAACATTTCCACAAGTATTTACAGTAGTGATGTACCAAAATGAAAACCCAAACTGGGGACCCCAAGGCCAAAAACAGAAACACTGAAAGAAATTATAAATCAAAATTTATTTGTAAGCGCTTTTCATATAACAAAAATGCAAGACAATGCGctttacattaaataaaatatgaaaataaatcatctgccaattattaattataaaactatgccaattatgagtaaaattgcatttatggctatgactgcagagctcccaacctatagaaattcacgtTCCAAACAATGTCTGAATTTcgatatttttaataatatgtcaagaacattactgtgGGACTGTTATTGCAGTATATCATTTCATATCATTTATTTGGATCGCCATTAGCTATTTTTCCTGGAGTCCACATCTACCATTGCCATCTCTACACTGCAATACACCATTACAAaaaacatataaacaacaaaaacaacaacagtcgcAAATACCCCACAACAATTATAACAACACGATGTAATAGGGAAAAAATTCCATGCTGTTCAATTTCACAACATATTTATTACTCtgtaatcattaataaattatggtttcaatatttgttttttaatgcatttattgCATCGAACTTGTAATGCCGGAGACATTTGCAGctaaatgtcttctcttgcatgctatttctctatttcctgtatccactaatgctgctgaaacgatgcaaaattccccattgtgggactaatacaggttatattataaatatttattatattcacGTACTTTTGAATTAAAggttcattttctcaagtggCATAGAAGAGGTGACGTACTAATTCCTTTCCGGTGTCCGGTCCCTGTACGGCTGTCTAGAATTGTATATAACAGTAATTTCCTCTTTAAACACATACcaatttgcctgctattttgctcttcaacgGTGGCTAATCCCCACTAAAACGTGGTTCCACCCAGACTAAcatgacaagtgtactgtacaacccaatcacttattttggtgttttgcgacGTCATGTGGTAGTTTAGCGATTAACACAGTTTTCCCGTCTTTCTCTTGTCTTATCCTCCGCCTGTCCTTCATTATTACAATACTTGTCTAAAAGTGTAGTTTATTCGCTGTCGttgaggcgatgattagtgacttatgctgcTCTGACAACGGACGCGAGCCACAAGTTGACCTCCGTGGCTCGGCATCGTATTTAGCCACGTTAGCTGTAGCTCGTAGGTAGTTGGGACGGCTGCTtcaaaatagcatgcaacaagcattccaccCAGGAGCAGTGGAAAGCAGCGAGTTTGGGCGACAACAGGGACGCTCCGTTTGGGCTATTAGCAGCTAGAATGATgacagaaaagccacgcggttCCCATAATTCATTGCGACATGCAAATTTTAAtaattacaggaaaaaaatacgTTCATCTTTGttattgtgtgtttatgttaccagtAGTTTGTTCAATGCatgtgttatttaacatttatgctcATTTCACATTTACGGTTGCTTATTGGCACTATGTGAGTGTAGGATGTGTGTAATAAAGTGACCTCCCAGTCAATTCAACCGGATATTCAGCAATGCTATATAGGGCCTTGCTTTTTAATGGTAAATGTTTCTTTACTCTGAAGTGTACAGTCGTGCGCCGGCCTTTAGTGTGTTCAACATGTGACGTGTTGTATGTTGTATGCCAGGATTGCCTTTTGAATCCTGGTCCACCTTAGTCGTTGCATCTCATTTGTAATTGTTCCGTCTAGTCAGCATCAATCATGGGGCACAGAAGTGTTCTTCTGAATCTGATTCGCTCATCTTGGTTTCATGTCTCATTTAAACCTTTTGGGGTCACCTACATGGGGAAGACAATGAATTTTGGACTGTacgagcttattggtggatatttttaactgaaacttgtcagctaATCGGAGAAGGGGTTCCCCAAGTAGCAGACAAAACGGTTGAGGAGATATATTGAGTAATAATTAAGTTATACtattttactctaatttgaaggtgttttttgacCAGAATTTCTATAGGCGAT is a window encoding:
- the cdk11b gene encoding cyclin-dependent kinase 11B isoform X2 — protein: MKWSTFQTSRWRLPNYFACWAAFFLRLPVCQSTAERIPGGGAWMLMGDEKETWKVKTLEEILLEKKRRKQLEERIDTKHQKNISQSVVPQADAREAKRETPEEGELRDQRMEITIRNSPYTCQDSTEDRGEEDDSLAIKPPQQVARKEKSHHRKEEKRKEKRRHRSHSAEGAGKHARAKDKERDRDRRKRQWEEDKARQDWERQKRREQARAHSRRERPRLDSPGFFLDHRDRLEQQERQRERDRKLREQQKDQRELKDRERRADERRKEREGRRDVPSHHRMLPDEYGEKPKQSHRSRSPALVPRERTEPASKEERPEVQDLLADLQDISDSERKTSSAGSSAASRSGSEEEEEEEEESSSKTDGEDDEGEEEEEEEEDDEEEEEEGESVSGSDRSEQSAEDVSEEEQSEEDFEEEQENGNHIPAVTESRFDHDTEESGEEMEDEEEEDAGDGDPTPQSQTHSRSPTPEGNYIPDSPPISPVELKKELPKYLPALQGCRSVEEFQCLNRIEEGTYGVVYRAKDKKTDEIVALKRLKMEKEKEGFPITSLREINTILKAQHPNIVTVREIVVGSNMDKIYIVMNYVEHDLKSLMETMKQPFLPGEVKTLMIQLLRGVRHLHDNWILHRDLKTSNLLLSHKGILKVGDFGLAREYGSPLKPYTPVVVTLWYRSPELLLGAKEYSTAVDMWSVGCIFGELLTQKPLFPGKSEIDQMNKIFKDLGSPSEKIWPGYNELPIVKKTSFTEYPYNNLRKRFGALLSDQGFDLMNKFLTYCPSKRILSDEALKHEYFRETPLPIEPSMFPTWPAKSEQQRVKRGTSPQPPEGGLNYRKLGDDDLKDTGFHLTTSNQGASAVGPGFSLKF
- the cdk11b gene encoding cyclin-dependent kinase 11B isoform X3; protein product: MKWSTFQTSRWRLPNYFACWAAFFLRLPVCQSTAERIPGGGAWMLMGDEKETWKVKTLEEILLEKKRRKQLEERIDTKHQKNISQSVVPQADAREAKRETPEEGELRDQRMEITIRNSPYTCQDSTEDRGEEDDSLAIKPPQQVARKEKSHHRKEEKRKEKRRHRSHSAEGAGKHARAKDKERDRDRRKRQWEEDKARQDWERQKRREQARAHSRRERPRLDSPGFFLDHRDRLEQQERQRERDRKLREQQKDQRELKDRERRADERRKEREGRRDVPSHHRMLPDEYGEKPKQSHRSRSPALVPRERTEPGELRKNTSKEERPEVQDLLADLQDISDSERKTSSAGSSAASRSGSEEEEEEEEESSSKTDGEDDEGEEEEEEEEDDEEEEEEGESVSGSDRSEQSAEDVSEEEQSEEDFEEEQENGNHIPAEESGEEMEDEEEEDAGDGDPTPQSQTHSRSPTPEGNYIPDSPPISPVELKKELPKYLPALQGCRSVEEFQCLNRIEEGTYGVVYRAKDKKTDEIVALKRLKMEKEKEGFPITSLREINTILKAQHPNIVTVREIVVGSNMDKIYIVMNYVEHDLKSLMETMKQPFLPGEVKTLMIQLLRGVRHLHDNWILHRDLKTSNLLLSHKGILKVGDFGLAREYGSPLKPYTPVVVTLWYRSPELLLGAKEYSTAVDMWSVGCIFGELLTQKPLFPGKSEIDQMNKIFKDLGSPSEKIWPGYNELPIVKKTSFTEYPYNNLRKRFGALLSDQGFDLMNKFLTYCPSKRILSDEALKHEYFRETPLPIEPSMFPTWPAKSEQQRVKRGTSPQPPEGGLNYRKLGDDDLKDTGFHLTTSNQGASAVGPGFSLKF
- the cdk11b gene encoding cyclin-dependent kinase 11B isoform X1; the protein is MKWSTFQTSRWRLPNYFACWAAFFLRLPVCQSTAERIPGGGAWMLMGDEKETWKVKTLEEILLEKKRRKQLEERIDTKHQKNISQSVVPQADAREAKRETPEEGELRDQRMEITIRNSPYTCQDSTEDRGEEDDSLAIKPPQQVARKEKSHHRKEEKRKEKRRHRSHSAEGAGKHARAKDKERDRDRRKRQWEEDKARQDWERQKRREQARAHSRRERPRLDSPGFFLDHRDRLEQQERQRERDRKLREQQKDQRELKDRERRADERRKEREGRRDVPSHHRMLPDEYGEKPKQSHRSRSPALVPRERTEPGELRKNTSKEERPEVQDLLADLQDISDSERKTSSAGSSAASRSGSEEEEEEEEESSSKTDGEDDEGEEEEEEEEDDEEEEEEGESVSGSDRSEQSAEDVSEEEQSEEDFEEEQENGNHIPAVTESRFDHDTEESGEEMEDEEEEDAGDGDPTPQSQTHSRSPTPEGNYIPDSPPISPVELKKELPKYLPALQGCRSVEEFQCLNRIEEGTYGVVYRAKDKKTDEIVALKRLKMEKEKEGFPITSLREINTILKAQHPNIVTVREIVVGSNMDKIYIVMNYVEHDLKSLMETMKQPFLPGEVKTLMIQLLRGVRHLHDNWILHRDLKTSNLLLSHKGILKVGDFGLAREYGSPLKPYTPVVVTLWYRSPELLLGAKEYSTAVDMWSVGCIFGELLTQKPLFPGKSEIDQMNKIFKDLGSPSEKIWPGYNELPIVKKTSFTEYPYNNLRKRFGALLSDQGFDLMNKFLTYCPSKRILSDEALKHEYFRETPLPIEPSMFPTWPAKSEQQRVKRGTSPQPPEGGLNYRKLGDDDLKDTGFHLTTSNQGASAVGPGFSLKF
- the cdk11b gene encoding cyclin-dependent kinase 11B isoform X5; the encoded protein is MKWSTFQTSRWRLPNYFACWAAFFLRLPVCQSTAERIPGGGAWMLMGDEKETWKVKTLEEILLEKKRRKQLEERIDTKHQKNISQSVVPQADAREAKRETPEEGELRDQRMEITIRNSPYTCQDSTEDRPRLDSPGFFLDHRDRLEQQERQRERDRKLREQQKDQRELKDRERRADERRKEREGRRDVPSHHRMLPDEYGEKPKQSHRSRSPALVPRERTEPGELRKNTSKEERPEVQDLLADLQDISDSERKTSSAGSSAASRSGSEEEEEEEEESSSKTDGEDDEGEEEEEEEEDDEEEEEEGESVSGSDRSEQSAEDVSEEEQSEEDFEEEQENGNHIPAVTESRFDHDTEESGEEMEDEEEEDAGDGDPTPQSQTHSRSPTPEGNYIPDSPPISPVELKKELPKYLPALQGCRSVEEFQCLNRIEEGTYGVVYRAKDKKTDEIVALKRLKMEKEKEGFPITSLREINTILKAQHPNIVTVREIVVGSNMDKIYIVMNYVEHDLKSLMETMKQPFLPGEVKTLMIQLLRGVRHLHDNWILHRDLKTSNLLLSHKGILKVGDFGLAREYGSPLKPYTPVVVTLWYRSPELLLGAKEYSTAVDMWSVGCIFGELLTQKPLFPGKSEIDQMNKIFKDLGSPSEKIWPGYNELPIVKKTSFTEYPYNNLRKRFGALLSDQGFDLMNKFLTYCPSKRILSDEALKHEYFRETPLPIEPSMFPTWPAKSEQQRVKRGTSPQPPEGGLNYRKLGDDDLKDTGFHLTTSNQGASAVGPGFSLKF
- the cdk11b gene encoding cyclin-dependent kinase 11B isoform X4, whose translation is MKWSTFQTSRWRLPNYFACWAAFFLRLPVCQSTAERIPGGGAWMLMGDEKETWKVKTLEEILLEKKRRKQLEERIDTKHQKNISQSVVPQADAREAKRETPEEGELRDQRMEITIRNSPYTCQDSTEDRGEEDDSLAIKPPQQVARKEKSHHRKEEKRKEKRRHRSHSAEGAGKHARAKDKERDRDRRKRQWEEDKARQDWERQKRREQARAHSRRERDRLEQQERQRERDRKLREQQKDQRELKDRERRADERRKEREGRRDVPSHHRMLPDEYGEKPKQSHRSRSPALVPRERTEPGELRKNTSKEERPEVQDLLADLQDISDSERKTSSAGSSAASRSGSEEEEEEEEESSSKTDGEDDEGEEEEEEEEDDEEEEEEGESVSGSDRSEQSAEDVSEEEQSEEDFEEEQENGNHIPAVTESRFDHDTEESGEEMEDEEEEDAGDGDPTPQSQTHSRSPTPEGNYIPDSPPISPVELKKELPKYLPALQGCRSVEEFQCLNRIEEGTYGVVYRAKDKKTDEIVALKRLKMEKEKEGFPITSLREINTILKAQHPNIVTVREIVVGSNMDKIYIVMNYVEHDLKSLMETMKQPFLPGEVKTLMIQLLRGVRHLHDNWILHRDLKTSNLLLSHKGILKVGDFGLAREYGSPLKPYTPVVVTLWYRSPELLLGAKEYSTAVDMWSVGCIFGELLTQKPLFPGKSEIDQMNKIFKDLGSPSEKIWPGYNELPIVKKTSFTEYPYNNLRKRFGALLSDQGFDLMNKFLTYCPSKRILSDEALKHEYFRETPLPIEPSMFPTWPAKSEQQRVKRGTSPQPPEGGLNYRKLGDDDLKDTGFHLTTSNQGASAVGPGFSLKF
- the cdk11b gene encoding cyclin-dependent kinase 11B isoform X6, with product MKWSTFQTSRWRLPNYFACWAAFFLRLPVCQSTAERIPGGGAWMLMGDEKETWKVKTLEEILLEKKRRKQLEERIDTKHQKNISQSVVPQADAREAKRETPEEGELRDQRMEITIRNSPYTCQDSTEDRDRLEQQERQRERDRKLREQQKDQRELKDRERRADERRKEREGRRDVPSHHRMLPDEYGEKPKQSHRSRSPALVPRERTEPGELRKNTSKEERPEVQDLLADLQDISDSERKTSSAGSSAASRSGSEEEEEEEEESSSKTDGEDDEGEEEEEEEEDDEEEEEEGESVSGSDRSEQSAEDVSEEEQSEEDFEEEQENGNHIPAVTESRFDHDTEESGEEMEDEEEEDAGDGDPTPQSQTHSRSPTPEGNYIPDSPPISPVELKKELPKYLPALQGCRSVEEFQCLNRIEEGTYGVVYRAKDKKTDEIVALKRLKMEKEKEGFPITSLREINTILKAQHPNIVTVREIVVGSNMDKIYIVMNYVEHDLKSLMETMKQPFLPGEVKTLMIQLLRGVRHLHDNWILHRDLKTSNLLLSHKGILKVGDFGLAREYGSPLKPYTPVVVTLWYRSPELLLGAKEYSTAVDMWSVGCIFGELLTQKPLFPGKSEIDQMNKIFKDLGSPSEKIWPGYNELPIVKKTSFTEYPYNNLRKRFGALLSDQGFDLMNKFLTYCPSKRILSDEALKHEYFRETPLPIEPSMFPTWPAKSEQQRVKRGTSPQPPEGGLNYRKLGDDDLKDTGFHLTTSNQGASAVGPGFSLKF